The Luteolibacter sp. Y139 genome includes the window GGGACTCCGTCGAAATCCGCGCCGACGTCGAAATCGGCGGCACCGACCAGCTCTTCAATATCCTCGTCGGCCGCGACCTTCAGAAAGAAGAAGGTCAGCCACAGCAAGTCGTCATGGTCGTGCCCTTGCTCGAAGGCCTCGACGGCGTGAAGAAGATGTCGAAGTCCTACGGCAACTACGTCGGCGTCAACGACGCCCCGCAGGACATGTTCGGCAAGCTCATGAGCGTCTCCGACGAACTCATGGCGCGCTACTACCAGCTTCTGTTAGGCGAGACCCTCAATCCTTCCATCCACCCCATGGAAGCGAAGAAGTCCTTGGCCGAAAAGCTCACCACTCGCTACCACAGCGCCGAAGCAGGCTCCGGTGCCCGCGCCGACTGGGACACCCGCTTCTCGAAGAAGGACCTCGCCAGCGCCGAGCTCCCCGAGCTCCCGCTCTCCGGTCTCCCCACCGATCTCACCGTCCTCACCCTTGCCGCCCACGGCTTCAAGGAAGCCTTCGGCGTCGAGAAATCGAACGGCGAACTCCGCAAGCAGTTCATCACCTCTGGCTCCGTCCAGCTCAATGGCGACAAGCTCACCGACCCCGCCGCTCCGGTTTCCCCGCAACCTGGCGACGTCCTGAAGCTCTCCAAGAAGCACGCCGTCCGCTTCGTCTGATCTTCTTCAGCCCCCAACCCCTTCATCCTCTTCAGCCCCAACGGGGCGAAATCCCTAAGCCCAGGGCAACGCCCTGGGTTTTTCGCGTTCCCCCTA containing:
- the tyrS gene encoding tyrosine--tRNA ligase, giving the protein MTPEEQLTILTAGTAKVLSEKELLEKLRLGRPLRIKLGVDPTAPDIHLGHTVALEKLRQFQKLGHQAVLLIGDFTATIGDPSGRSVTRPPLTRDDVLANAATYTEQAFKILDREQTEIVYNGDWFRKMSYEDILRLNARVTLQQMLQREDFRTRIEKGQEIRLHELQYPVMQGWDSVEIRADVEIGGTDQLFNILVGRDLQKEEGQPQQVVMVVPLLEGLDGVKKMSKSYGNYVGVNDAPQDMFGKLMSVSDELMARYYQLLLGETLNPSIHPMEAKKSLAEKLTTRYHSAEAGSGARADWDTRFSKKDLASAELPELPLSGLPTDLTVLTLAAHGFKEAFGVEKSNGELRKQFITSGSVQLNGDKLTDPAAPVSPQPGDVLKLSKKHAVRFV